Proteins from a single region of Chloroflexota bacterium:
- a CDS encoding DUF4491 family protein, translating to MNLQWAGVVLALVTFVTIGLGHVMVRRFHAQWGTRPAIPFFALSVVVLAAAFASASDLLSAVFGITAITLFWDGVEIFRQEKRMRHSK from the coding sequence ATGAACCTGCAATGGGCCGGTGTTGTGCTCGCGCTGGTCACGTTCGTGACCATTGGGCTGGGGCACGTCATGGTGCGGCGCTTCCATGCCCAATGGGGCACGCGGCCAGCCATTCCCTTTTTCGCTTTAAGCGTTGTCGTGTTGGCAGCGGCTTTTGCCAGCGCCAGCGACCTGCTCTCAGCCGTTTTCGGCATTACAGCCATCACTCTGTTCTGGGATGGCGTGGAAATCTTCCGCCAGGAAAAGCGAATGCGCCACAGCAAATAA
- a CDS encoding MMPL family transporter, whose translation MFKSLARFVTRYKVGIVVFWLAVAAAMVLWAPPLSKVGISNESDFLPKDSPSLRAQKVLEREFPKMASGSDTLVVLANPHGLDDADRAYAKALAAWLQRDPDVQQVTTVFNHPEMKPILLSSDGQAMLMQVDLKSQPYSDEANLTVDRIRTHIQQTRPQNLTVHLTGQTPIGRDLMHHILKSVDSTTWATILLVIVVLLLVYRAPIAAGVPLVTIGVAYLTSRGILGYLAKANIMKVSTMMDAFLVVLIFGVGTDYALFLISRYREEVSRRPNQDREEADRETVTRIAPVLTASAATVVIGTLSMMVARFGMTRAQGPAMALAVAMAWLASITLTPALLSLLGPYLFWPFHRKIRDQQSEHRSPFWERVAHAITAKPGLIAVVTTVVLLLPYILLPQMHRSFDILNEIPASADSRQGFELIKAHFNTGEMMPIIVVLDGDHDLRSPQGLERIAAVNQALAQVDGVAKVRSVVHPTGGEQPQLEQALLAPDQLRTLASGLQKGLQADPHALAQAKGDPTAALHTLEAYLDDFGKAFPKAAQQPEYADARQRLKDLRTRLDNLMQGLQVSTQLNLLAQNMDSLKPGAPSANAAEGLQGLEAYLQALAQAYPEVKNAPGYQQALRALATLQQGMAQAEKMQQADAQLAMLAQALDKTAAQLNNPAALQTLFTPQGQQAESPLTVVGGYLVALGKAYPQIQAQPAYADALTRLQAIQVIQQTLQQAQAEGNEASAQQVQQAVASLQTALQGLSQDLSTLAQTFAGQPAPFSYPPLMQLPAAQQQAEALQQATTALKTGIQTLAKRFEGRDARFVPPALPGMDTAAAQQAIAALETDVKALTHDLNALADALPANAYFLPNALVEQQPEAGTLLSTFLSQDDRAAQIQVLVKGDPYGEQALETAGRIRTAAQEAAQAQGLQAHVTGPIMQVYDIRTIVSEDFPKVMAATTVGVLLVFIILLGSLVAPLYLILTVLLSYGSTMGLSVLVFQKLMGAPGVNYSIPVVIFTLLVALGADYNIFLTSRLWEEAEKRGSVREGVLRASAYTGGVITSAGIILAGTFGALMTSSITSLFQIGAAIAMGVLLDTFIVRAVLVPSIAAVLGRWNWWPAKHPIGHGGLFRLLAERVRHKA comes from the coding sequence ATGTTCAAATCCCTTGCGCGTTTCGTCACCCGCTACAAAGTCGGCATTGTCGTCTTTTGGCTGGCGGTGGCGGCAGCCATGGTGCTGTGGGCCCCACCGCTTTCAAAAGTCGGCATCAGCAACGAATCCGACTTCCTGCCAAAAGATTCCCCTTCGCTGCGCGCGCAAAAAGTGTTGGAACGGGAATTCCCCAAAATGGCCTCGGGGAGCGACACCCTCGTGGTGTTGGCCAACCCCCACGGCCTTGACGACGCGGATCGCGCCTACGCCAAAGCACTGGCCGCCTGGCTGCAGCGCGACCCCGACGTCCAGCAAGTGACCACCGTGTTCAACCATCCAGAAATGAAGCCCATCTTGCTCAGCAGCGACGGCCAGGCCATGCTCATGCAGGTGGACTTGAAGTCGCAGCCTTACAGCGATGAAGCCAACCTGACCGTTGACCGAATTCGCACCCACATCCAGCAAACTCGCCCCCAAAACCTCACCGTTCATCTCACGGGGCAAACGCCCATCGGGCGCGACTTGATGCACCATATCCTCAAAAGCGTCGACAGCACCACCTGGGCAACCATCCTGCTGGTGATTGTGGTGCTTTTGTTAGTCTATCGTGCGCCGATTGCCGCAGGGGTGCCGCTGGTCACCATTGGGGTGGCTTACCTCACCAGTCGCGGCATTTTGGGCTATCTTGCCAAGGCCAACATCATGAAAGTTTCCACCATGATGGACGCCTTCCTGGTGGTGCTCATTTTCGGAGTCGGCACCGATTACGCCCTCTTCCTCATTTCGCGCTACCGCGAGGAAGTTTCCCGCCGCCCCAACCAGGATCGTGAGGAAGCCGACCGCGAAACCGTGACCCGCATTGCCCCAGTACTCACGGCCAGCGCCGCCACCGTGGTCATCGGCACTTTGAGCATGATGGTCGCCCGCTTCGGGATGACCCGCGCCCAGGGCCCTGCAATGGCGCTCGCGGTGGCTATGGCGTGGTTGGCCTCCATCACCCTCACCCCGGCATTGCTTTCGCTGCTGGGGCCCTACCTCTTCTGGCCCTTCCACCGGAAAATTCGCGACCAGCAAAGCGAGCATCGCTCCCCCTTCTGGGAACGCGTGGCCCATGCCATCACCGCCAAACCCGGCCTGATTGCCGTGGTCACCACCGTGGTACTGTTGCTGCCTTACATCCTGCTGCCACAAATGCACCGCTCCTTCGACATCTTGAACGAAATTCCCGCCAGCGCCGATTCGCGGCAGGGCTTCGAACTCATCAAAGCCCACTTCAACACCGGCGAGATGATGCCGATCATCGTGGTGCTGGATGGCGACCACGACCTGCGCTCGCCGCAGGGGCTGGAACGCATCGCTGCGGTGAACCAGGCCCTGGCGCAAGTTGATGGTGTTGCCAAAGTGCGCAGCGTGGTACATCCCACCGGCGGCGAACAGCCTCAACTGGAACAGGCCCTCCTTGCCCCCGACCAGCTCCGCACCCTGGCTTCGGGCCTGCAAAAAGGGCTCCAGGCCGACCCGCACGCGCTGGCCCAGGCCAAAGGCGACCCCACCGCGGCCTTGCACACCCTGGAAGCCTATCTCGATGACTTCGGAAAGGCCTTCCCCAAAGCCGCTCAACAGCCGGAATACGCCGACGCCCGCCAACGGCTCAAGGACCTGCGCACCCGGCTGGATAACTTGATGCAAGGGTTGCAAGTCAGCACCCAATTGAACCTGCTCGCCCAAAACATGGACAGCCTGAAGCCGGGCGCCCCCTCCGCGAACGCCGCCGAAGGGCTACAAGGGCTCGAGGCCTATCTGCAAGCCCTGGCGCAGGCTTACCCCGAAGTCAAAAACGCCCCCGGCTACCAGCAAGCCTTACGCGCCCTCGCCACGCTTCAGCAGGGCATGGCGCAGGCCGAGAAAATGCAACAGGCGGATGCTCAACTGGCAATGCTCGCCCAGGCCCTCGACAAAACGGCAGCCCAACTCAACAACCCCGCGGCCCTGCAAACCCTGTTCACCCCCCAGGGGCAACAGGCGGAAAGCCCGCTCACGGTGGTGGGTGGCTATCTCGTCGCCCTGGGCAAGGCTTACCCGCAAATTCAGGCTCAGCCTGCTTACGCCGATGCCCTCACCCGCCTGCAGGCCATCCAGGTCATCCAGCAAACCTTGCAGCAGGCCCAGGCGGAAGGCAACGAAGCCTCAGCCCAACAGGTCCAGCAAGCAGTGGCTTCACTGCAAACGGCCTTACAGGGTCTGAGCCAGGACCTCAGCACACTGGCTCAAACCTTCGCCGGGCAGCCTGCGCCGTTCTCCTACCCGCCGTTGATGCAACTTCCCGCGGCGCAGCAACAAGCCGAGGCACTGCAACAAGCCACCACGGCTCTGAAAACCGGCATCCAGACGCTGGCAAAGCGCTTTGAGGGGCGCGATGCCCGCTTTGTGCCGCCTGCGCTGCCCGGCATGGATACCGCAGCAGCCCAGCAGGCCATCGCCGCGCTGGAAACGGACGTCAAAGCGCTCACCCACGACCTCAACGCCTTAGCCGATGCGCTGCCCGCCAATGCCTACTTCCTCCCCAACGCGCTCGTCGAGCAGCAACCCGAAGCAGGCACCCTGCTCAGCACCTTCCTGAGCCAAGATGACCGCGCAGCGCAAATTCAAGTGCTGGTCAAAGGCGACCCCTATGGCGAGCAGGCCCTTGAAACCGCCGGGCGCATTCGCACCGCCGCCCAGGAAGCCGCCCAAGCCCAAGGCTTGCAGGCCCACGTCACCGGCCCCATCATGCAGGTGTACGACATCCGCACCATCGTAAGCGAAGACTTTCCCAAAGTGATGGCTGCGACCACCGTGGGCGTGCTTCTCGTGTTCATCATCCTGCTGGGCAGTCTGGTTGCGCCGCTCTACCTCATCCTCACCGTGCTCCTTTCCTACGGCAGCACGATGGGGCTGAGCGTGCTTGTGTTCCAGAAATTGATGGGTGCGCCGGGGGTGAACTACTCCATCCCGGTGGTGATTTTCACCCTGCTGGTGGCCCTGGGCGCCGATTACAACATCTTCCTGACTTCCCGCCTGTGGGAAGAAGCAGAAAAGCGCGGCAGCGTGCGGGAAGGCGTGCTGCGTGCTTCGGCCTATACCGGCGGGGTCATCACCTCCGCGGGCATCATCCTGGCAGGCACGTTCGGCGCGTTGATGACCTCATCCATCACCAGCCTTTTCCAGATCGGGGCTGCCATTGCTATGGGCGTGCTGTTAGATACCTTCATCGTGCGCGCCGTGCTGGTGCCTTCCATTGCCGCCGTGCTCGGCCGCTGGAACTGGTGGCCGGCCAAACACCCCATCGGCCACGGCGGGCTGTTCCGCCTGCTGGCCGAGCGGGTCAGGCACAAAGCATAA
- a CDS encoding DUF951 domain-containing protein, translating to MLPDLHLGDRVRLRKPHACGGYEWRVVRLGADIGLECLTCGRRILLTRRKLARRLKVILPPDDGEPPDA from the coding sequence ATGCTCCCTGATTTGCATCTTGGCGACCGAGTGCGTTTGCGTAAACCCCATGCCTGCGGCGGTTATGAATGGCGCGTCGTGCGGTTGGGGGCCGATATTGGCCTGGAGTGCTTGACCTGCGGGCGGCGCATTCTGTTGACGCGCCGCAAACTGGCCCGGCGGCTGAAAGTCATTTTACCGCCCGACGATGGAGAACCTCCCGATGCTTAA
- a CDS encoding DUF4491 family protein has protein sequence MNFTGLILGLFMLFAIGFGFFWVIKLEYHLGAHIWPVVLAVGALMAAASLFIPSFWGSALLGIFAGSVIWGSTELPDQARRVEQGLFPANPRRKKVRS, from the coding sequence GTGAACTTTACCGGCCTGATTTTAGGGCTTTTCATGCTGTTTGCCATCGGCTTCGGCTTCTTTTGGGTCATCAAACTGGAATACCATCTCGGTGCGCACATCTGGCCGGTGGTGCTGGCTGTAGGAGCACTGATGGCGGCAGCCTCCCTTTTCATCCCCTCCTTTTGGGGTTCGGCGCTGCTGGGGATCTTCGCCGGTTCGGTTATTTGGGGCAGCACCGAACTCCCCGACCAGGCCAGGCGGGTAGAGCAAGGGCTGTTCCCAGCCAACCCTCGACGGAAAAAGGTGCGCTCATGA
- a CDS encoding sigma-70 family RNA polymerase sigma factor encodes MSVFPYPDEITLVAALRRGEADAYEQLIEQYADGVYRTAYRLLQNPHDAEDAMQEAFLTVYLRIGDFQGQARLSSWLYRIVTNKALDILRKRQRKTDAATDSLEDLSEDAAELLPDTQAVLPEDWLDRQEINALINAGLETLSPTLRAAFVLFEMEDLSMEEVADALEISVSAAKVRVHRARNALRAFLSNHLTAA; translated from the coding sequence ATGAGCGTTTTCCCTTACCCTGACGAAATTACCCTGGTCGCCGCCCTGCGTCGCGGTGAAGCCGACGCCTACGAACAGCTCATCGAGCAATACGCCGACGGTGTTTACCGCACCGCCTACCGTCTGCTGCAAAACCCACACGACGCCGAAGACGCGATGCAGGAAGCCTTCCTGACAGTGTACCTTCGCATCGGCGATTTCCAGGGCCAGGCCCGCCTCAGTTCGTGGCTCTACCGCATCGTCACCAACAAAGCGCTGGATATACTGCGCAAACGCCAACGCAAAACCGATGCCGCCACCGACTCACTGGAAGACCTGAGTGAAGACGCCGCCGAACTGCTCCCCGATACACAAGCGGTGCTGCCCGAAGATTGGCTGGACCGCCAGGAAATCAACGCCCTCATCAACGCCGGGCTGGAAACCCTTTCCCCCACACTGCGGGCGGCCTTTGTGCTTTTCGAGATGGAAGACCTGAGTATGGAAGAAGTCGCCGACGCGCTGGAAATTTCCGTTTCCGCCGCCAAGGTCCGGGTGCATCGCGCCCGCAATGCCCTGCGCGCCTTCCTTAGCAACCATTTGACAGCCGCCTGA
- a CDS encoding protein-L-isoaspartate(D-aspartate) O-methyltransferase: MPADWHREAEKMVAEQITARGIRNPRVLTAMRQVPRHLFVPEAYRTEAYGDHPLPIGQGQTISQPFIVAYMTALLNLQGDEKVLEIGTGSGYQAAVLAHLAREVHTVERLPQLAAQAQARLKALGLDNVHVHVGDGTLGLPEYAPYDAILITAAAPEVPAPLLAQLAEGGRLVAPVGDRGYQHLERWTRREGRLERETLDAVAFVPLVGEHGWPAS, translated from the coding sequence ATGCCCGCCGATTGGCATCGCGAAGCCGAAAAAATGGTTGCCGAACAAATCACCGCCCGCGGCATCCGTAACCCGCGGGTGCTGACCGCCATGCGCCAGGTGCCACGCCATCTTTTCGTGCCCGAAGCCTATCGCACAGAAGCCTACGGCGACCATCCCCTGCCCATCGGCCAGGGGCAGACCATCTCTCAGCCCTTCATCGTGGCCTACATGACGGCGCTGCTCAACCTGCAAGGCGACGAGAAAGTGCTGGAAATCGGAACCGGCTCGGGCTATCAGGCCGCCGTGTTGGCGCACCTGGCGCGAGAGGTACACACGGTGGAACGGCTGCCGCAGTTGGCCGCCCAGGCCCAGGCACGGCTGAAAGCCCTGGGGCTGGACAACGTGCACGTCCACGTCGGCGACGGCACGCTGGGCTTGCCGGAATATGCGCCTTACGACGCCATCCTCATCACCGCCGCAGCGCCCGAAGTACCCGCCCCCCTGCTGGCACAACTGGCCGAAGGCGGTCGGCTGGTAGCACCGGTGGGCGACCGGGGTTACCAGCACCTGGAACGCTGGACCCGCCGCGAGGGACGTCTGGAACGGGAAACCCTCGATGCCGTGGCTTTCGTGCCGCTTGTGGGGGAACACGGCTGGCCGGCTTCTTAA
- a CDS encoding tyrosine--tRNA ligase yields MPIDEQVDLLMQGTAYGDEALATAMRNELKERLIEAQKEGRPLRVYCGFDPRTSDLHLGHTVPMRKLRQFQELGHEVIFLVGNFTSLIGDPSDKDKLRPQLTPEEVEENARTYAEQAFKILDPEKTIIEYNAKWLSKLTFADLIKLASNFTVQQFLTRENFRKRWDKGEPVYLHETFYAIMQGYDAYALRADVQIGGTDQLFNIVTAARKLMTFMGVKPNIAIILDILPGTDGEVKMSKSLGNHIPLLSTPEDMYGKLMSVPDKAMGAYMRLLTRWTPPEITELERGMAEGRLNPRDVKMKLAREIVEIYHGAEAAKRAEEHFVRVFQKHDIPEDMPEYRLQEGETVLQVLRNAGLVSSNSEGRRLIQQNAVRLDGKILTDPHAPFPGPGVLRVGKRKFMRVVA; encoded by the coding sequence ATGCCCATCGACGAACAAGTTGACCTGCTGATGCAAGGCACAGCCTACGGCGACGAAGCCCTTGCCACAGCCATGCGAAACGAACTCAAGGAACGGCTGATCGAAGCCCAAAAGGAAGGCCGCCCCCTGCGCGTCTATTGCGGTTTCGACCCCCGCACCTCTGACCTGCACCTCGGCCACACCGTGCCCATGCGCAAACTGCGCCAGTTTCAGGAACTCGGCCACGAGGTGATCTTCCTGGTCGGCAACTTCACCTCCCTCATCGGCGACCCTTCCGACAAAGACAAACTGCGCCCCCAACTCACCCCCGAAGAGGTCGAGGAAAACGCCCGCACCTACGCGGAGCAGGCTTTCAAAATCCTCGACCCCGAAAAGACCATCATCGAATACAACGCCAAGTGGCTTTCCAAACTGACGTTTGCCGACCTGATCAAACTGGCTTCTAACTTCACCGTGCAGCAATTCCTCACCCGCGAAAACTTCCGCAAACGCTGGGATAAGGGCGAACCGGTCTACCTGCACGAAACCTTCTACGCCATCATGCAGGGCTACGATGCTTACGCCCTGCGCGCCGACGTGCAAATCGGCGGCACCGACCAGCTTTTCAACATCGTCACCGCGGCGCGCAAACTGATGACCTTCATGGGCGTCAAGCCCAACATCGCCATCATTCTGGATATTTTGCCCGGCACCGACGGCGAAGTCAAGATGAGCAAGTCGTTGGGCAACCACATCCCGCTGCTTTCCACCCCTGAAGACATGTACGGCAAACTGATGAGCGTGCCCGACAAGGCCATGGGCGCGTACATGCGACTGCTCACCCGCTGGACGCCGCCGGAAATCACCGAACTGGAGCGCGGCATGGCCGAGGGCCGGCTCAACCCTCGCGACGTAAAGATGAAACTGGCGCGCGAAATTGTGGAAATCTACCACGGTGCGGAAGCCGCCAAGCGTGCGGAAGAGCACTTCGTGCGCGTCTTCCAGAAACACGACATTCCCGAAGACATGCCCGAATATCGCCTGCAGGAAGGCGAAACCGTGCTGCAAGTGCTCCGCAACGCGGGGCTGGTGAGCAGCAACAGCGAAGGCCGCCGTCTGATTCAGCAAAACGCCGTGCGGCTGGATGGCAAAATCCTGACCGACCCGCACGCTCCTTTCCCTGGCCCGGGGGTGCTCCGGGTGGGCAAGCGCAAATTCATGCGCGTGGTGGCATAA
- a CDS encoding site-2 protease family protein: MAILMVAFPIHEFAHAWTATRFGDDTPRRAGRLTLNPLAHLDMWGTLLFLFTGFGWAKPVPISPSALRSRRAYFWVAFAGPLSNLLLAIVVAVLYRFLWLSLPHTSLTNILLRFLGSVVFFDLLLFFFNLIPIPPLDGDKVIAGLFPRLWQTYLAPLQPYAMPLLLVVLFVLPLFHLDILQWVVIWPTRVLGAWLLG, encoded by the coding sequence TTGGCGATCCTCATGGTCGCTTTCCCCATCCACGAATTTGCCCACGCCTGGACGGCCACCCGTTTTGGCGATGATACCCCCCGGCGCGCCGGACGCCTGACCCTCAACCCCCTCGCCCACCTCGATATGTGGGGCACGCTGCTCTTCCTCTTCACCGGCTTCGGATGGGCAAAGCCGGTGCCGATTTCCCCCAGCGCGCTACGCAGCCGCCGGGCCTACTTTTGGGTAGCCTTTGCCGGGCCGCTTAGCAACCTGCTGCTCGCCATCGTTGTCGCGGTGCTCTACCGCTTCCTCTGGCTCAGCCTGCCCCACACCAGCCTCACGAACATTTTGCTGCGCTTTCTGGGCAGCGTGGTCTTCTTCGACTTGCTGCTCTTCTTCTTCAACCTGATTCCCATCCCGCCGCTGGATGGCGACAAAGTCATTGCAGGGCTCTTCCCCCGCCTGTGGCAAACTTACCTCGCCCCACTCCAGCCCTACGCCATGCCTCTGCTGCTGGTCGTGCTTTTTGTGCTGCCGTTGTTTCACTTAGATATTCTGCAATGGGTGGTGATATGGCCAACCCGCGTCCTGGGCGCGTGGCTCTTAGGCTGA
- a CDS encoding HD domain-containing protein, translating into MGGDMANPRPGRVALRLSYRLRQFWEALRARPDPQGLEAAQRLLSPPLWALFQRMPPNEQAHALRVFQRLRQSGHTDRDLLTAALLHDVGKALQRPRLWERVAVVISYACCPTRAFRLGEGQPRGWRRPFVLARQHPEWGARLVAEAGASPEAVALIRYHQTVPPPDIPHLAALQAADNEE; encoded by the coding sequence ATGGGTGGTGATATGGCCAACCCGCGTCCTGGGCGCGTGGCTCTTAGGCTGAGTTACCGCCTGCGGCAGTTCTGGGAAGCCCTGCGGGCGCGCCCAGACCCGCAAGGGCTGGAAGCCGCCCAACGGCTGCTCAGCCCACCGCTGTGGGCGCTCTTTCAGCGAATGCCCCCCAACGAGCAAGCCCACGCGCTGCGGGTGTTCCAACGGCTGCGGCAGAGCGGGCATACTGACCGCGACCTGCTCACCGCGGCCCTGCTGCACGATGTCGGCAAAGCGTTGCAGCGCCCCCGCCTGTGGGAACGCGTCGCTGTGGTGATATCCTATGCCTGCTGCCCGACGCGTGCTTTCCGCCTGGGGGAAGGCCAGCCGCGCGGCTGGCGGCGGCCTTTCGTGCTCGCCCGCCAACACCCCGAATGGGGCGCACGCCTCGTCGCGGAGGCCGGGGCTTCCCCCGAGGCCGTGGCGCTCATCCGCTACCACCAAACCGTCCCCCCGCCCGACATCCCGCACCTGGCCGCTTTGCAAGCCGCCGACAACGAAGAATAA